A genomic segment from Candidatus Korarchaeum cryptofilum OPF8 encodes:
- a CDS encoding cobalamin B12-binding domain-containing protein, with the protein MSLREKEILLKDSLVNLDEESFMKYLEELISSGEDPWKIILGPMSEAMEEIGKLFEEGEYFIAEMLKAASIFKKALDKLGIGAEGGGNLGTVVIGTVKGDVHDIGKSLVATMLKASGFKVIDLGVDVDADTFIRAVKEYRADILAMSSLLTTTRDYMSVVIRRLEEEGLRERVKVLIGGLSTSPEFAKSIGADGWAKNAIEAVEVAKSLLRNARA; encoded by the coding sequence TTGAGTCTTAGGGAAAAGGAGATTCTATTAAAGGATTCTTTGGTTAATCTGGACGAGGAAAGCTTCATGAAGTACCTCGAGGAGCTCATCTCCTCAGGGGAGGATCCATGGAAGATAATACTCGGCCCGATGAGTGAGGCGATGGAGGAGATAGGGAAATTATTCGAGGAAGGCGAGTACTTCATAGCAGAGATGCTGAAAGCTGCATCAATATTCAAGAAGGCCCTCGATAAGCTGGGGATAGGGGCTGAGGGAGGCGGTAACTTAGGGACCGTTGTCATAGGAACGGTTAAGGGGGATGTTCACGATATAGGGAAGAGTCTAGTGGCGACTATGCTTAAGGCCTCGGGCTTTAAGGTAATCGATCTTGGAGTCGATGTGGATGCAGATACATTCATAAGGGCTGTTAAGGAATATAGAGCTGACATATTGGCGATGAGTTCCCTCCTGACGACGACCCGGGATTATATGAGCGTTGTTATAAGGAGGCTGGAGGAGGAGGGACTTAGGGAGAGGGTGAAAGTGCTTATAGGAGGTCTTTCCACCTCACCAGAGTTCGCGAAGTCAATAGGTGCTGATGGATGGGCTAAAAATGCGATAGAGGCTGTCGAGGTTGCCAAGAGCTTGTTGAGAAATGCGAGAGCCTAA
- a CDS encoding pyridoxal-phosphate dependent enzyme → MTLFKCPRCGATSSSDWVCKCGFPMEIVPEKLIWSVDEREPSIWRYKSLLPHAERIVSLGEGLTDLRRVDGVLVKDETRNPTGSYVDRGSSVMVSSSNMAIGELEFLRDVTISLASYLIASGKEVRVIVNPEEVDVSELLYLSQLKIPISFSVRETRASYENPFMIEGFKTIAYELYEFKGKFDGVVIPSESGILAYGIIKGFRELEEMGLMEMPRIYLVHYSGIGGEFIEFLKSLGARTMSLDTKDTMESFIKLAKMGIYVKPISAMAYSAASRLGSEYVALLTGSSMRRWRVGSFAPLTELQRRILEVMRDGKEMTAYQIWRLVEGATLQGVYKALLKLSRMGLISSERKLYKRRMKRVYRLRTSANRL, encoded by the coding sequence TTGACTCTTTTTAAGTGCCCCAGGTGCGGCGCCACATCTAGCAGTGATTGGGTCTGTAAATGCGGCTTCCCGATGGAAATAGTACCAGAAAAGCTAATTTGGTCTGTTGATGAGAGGGAGCCCTCGATTTGGAGGTATAAAAGTCTTTTACCTCATGCCGAAAGGATAGTCAGCTTGGGGGAAGGCTTAACTGACTTGAGGAGAGTGGATGGGGTCCTCGTTAAGGATGAGACCAGGAATCCCACTGGATCCTACGTAGATAGGGGATCCTCTGTTATGGTCAGTTCCTCGAACATGGCCATTGGGGAGCTCGAGTTCCTGCGGGATGTCACTATCTCCCTGGCATCCTATTTGATCGCTTCTGGGAAGGAAGTGAGGGTCATCGTCAATCCCGAAGAAGTCGATGTCAGCGAGCTTCTCTACCTCTCACAGCTCAAGATACCGATATCCTTCAGCGTCAGGGAAACGAGAGCCTCGTACGAGAACCCCTTCATGATAGAGGGATTCAAGACAATAGCTTATGAGCTCTACGAGTTCAAGGGCAAATTCGATGGAGTAGTTATACCCTCGGAATCCGGTATCCTGGCATACGGGATAATCAAGGGATTCAGGGAACTGGAGGAGATGGGTCTGATGGAGATGCCCCGGATATACTTAGTCCACTATAGCGGTATTGGAGGGGAATTCATCGAATTTCTGAAGTCCCTAGGGGCTAGGACGATGAGCTTGGATACTAAGGATACGATGGAGTCCTTCATAAAGTTAGCGAAGATGGGCATATACGTGAAGCCGATCTCAGCTATGGCCTACTCAGCCGCCTCTAGACTCGGGAGTGAATACGTGGCCCTACTGACGGGATCCAGTATGAGGAGATGGAGGGTCGGTTCATTCGCCCCCCTCACGGAGCTTCAGAGGAGGATCCTGGAGGTCATGAGGGATGGGAAGGAGATGACCGCATACCAAATATGGAGACTAGTGGAAGGAGCGACCCTGCAAGGTGTCTATAAAGCCCTCCTCAAGCTCTCGAGAATGGGCCTAATCTCCTCGGAGAGGAAGCTATATAAGAGGAGGATGAAGAGAGTTTACAGGCTAAGGACATCAGCTAATAGGCTCTGA
- a CDS encoding acyl-CoA dehydrogenase family protein translates to MDFSFTEEEEVFRKTLRELLSEVLAPRAREIDRNCRIPREVISALAESGILLLTVKPEYGGQGASWVMGTIATEEIARADPSVATAVFHLVEASWGKIVERYAKPELAKEVLSRAAKGEGFVGICSTEPQGGSDVAGFRTIAKKEGDHWVLNGEKTYISGIVEAKEVDGGYVTLVKTKPEAGSKGISLFYLPINAQGIETGLFDDMGRCGISTGWIRLNNVKLTEDHLIGRVNEGFEIAMEGFNRARVFVSAGCTGSAMAMFDYTRDYVKNRVLFGRTLASFEGIQFPLVDYYSKIEAARLVMYKAAWMVDQYDQGNATLRDVGFWAAMAKLLAPEIAVDAIKEFMKATGAYGYTKDTPLEMAMRGVLSYYVGAEGGQNIMRLILARFLFGSEHLPYKQK, encoded by the coding sequence GTGGATTTCTCATTCACCGAGGAGGAAGAGGTCTTCAGGAAAACCCTGAGGGAGCTGTTATCCGAGGTCCTGGCCCCCAGGGCTAGGGAGATAGATAGGAACTGCAGGATACCGAGGGAAGTGATAAGCGCGCTCGCTGAGAGCGGCATTCTGCTTCTGACAGTGAAGCCGGAATACGGGGGGCAGGGGGCCAGCTGGGTCATGGGTACGATAGCTACTGAGGAGATAGCTAGAGCAGATCCCAGCGTAGCTACCGCTGTTTTCCACCTGGTCGAGGCCTCCTGGGGGAAGATAGTGGAGAGGTACGCGAAACCCGAGCTTGCTAAGGAGGTCCTCAGCAGGGCAGCCAAGGGGGAGGGGTTCGTGGGCATCTGCTCAACAGAGCCCCAGGGCGGGAGTGATGTAGCTGGGTTCAGGACGATAGCAAAGAAGGAGGGAGATCACTGGGTCCTCAATGGTGAGAAGACCTATATAAGCGGTATAGTTGAGGCTAAGGAAGTGGATGGTGGCTATGTGACCCTCGTGAAGACGAAGCCCGAGGCTGGATCCAAGGGGATAAGCCTCTTCTACCTACCGATAAATGCTCAGGGCATAGAGACGGGCCTCTTCGATGACATGGGGAGGTGCGGCATAAGCACGGGCTGGATCAGGCTGAATAACGTTAAGCTAACTGAGGATCATCTTATAGGGAGGGTCAATGAGGGATTCGAGATAGCTATGGAAGGTTTCAACAGAGCTAGAGTATTCGTCTCAGCGGGATGCACTGGTTCAGCTATGGCTATGTTCGATTACACTAGGGATTACGTCAAGAACAGGGTACTCTTCGGGAGGACCCTAGCATCATTCGAGGGCATCCAGTTCCCACTAGTCGATTACTACTCTAAGATAGAGGCGGCCAGACTCGTTATGTATAAAGCAGCCTGGATGGTGGATCAGTACGATCAGGGCAATGCTACTCTGAGGGATGTGGGCTTCTGGGCTGCGATGGCGAAGTTACTCGCACCTGAGATCGCTGTTGATGCTATAAAGGAATTCATGAAAGCTACTGGAGCTTACGGTTATACGAAGGATACGCCGCTGGAGATGGCTATGAGAGGAGTCCTTAGCTATTACGTCGGTGCCGAGGGAGGACAAAACATAATGAGGCTCATACTGGCGAGGTTCCTCTTCGGATCTGAGCACCTGCCGTATAAGCAGAAATGA
- a CDS encoding electron transfer flavoprotein subunit beta/FixA family protein: MDIAVLVKQSLDVQQLAIDSRTGKIYLDEAPTKAGDIELNAAEEAVRIKEKVGGKAVAIMLSYFGSSGRRLKEAREALTRLLAMGIDEALLLLSNQYMDTYSAAKLLSEEIRGKYQLVLAGEGSEDNFSGVLPARVAAELGWPYLSYATSIEVNGDEIKVTRSLEDYDEVVSLKLPAVISVTQEINQPRIPTVLHIMKASKKPIVQKEVQATVEPKVKVKEIKALRVERKRIIIEGELEEAIEKLIDALRSEGLLEVRG, from the coding sequence ATGGATATAGCCGTACTCGTCAAACAGTCCCTAGACGTTCAGCAACTGGCTATCGATAGTAGGACCGGGAAGATATATTTAGATGAAGCCCCAACGAAAGCGGGCGACATAGAGCTCAATGCCGCTGAGGAGGCCGTCAGGATAAAGGAGAAAGTTGGGGGCAAAGCTGTTGCAATAATGCTCTCATACTTCGGCTCCTCTGGAAGGAGGTTGAAGGAAGCGAGAGAAGCTTTAACGAGGCTTCTGGCGATGGGGATTGATGAAGCATTGCTCCTCCTCAGCAATCAGTACATGGACACTTACTCAGCTGCTAAATTGCTTTCGGAGGAGATAAGGGGGAAATATCAGTTAGTGCTAGCTGGCGAGGGTAGCGAGGATAACTTCTCAGGAGTCCTGCCAGCTAGAGTAGCTGCGGAGCTCGGTTGGCCCTACCTCTCCTATGCTACAAGTATAGAGGTCAACGGGGATGAAATAAAAGTCACGAGGAGCTTGGAGGATTATGATGAAGTCGTATCCCTGAAGCTGCCTGCCGTGATATCTGTGACTCAGGAGATAAATCAACCCAGGATACCCACTGTCCTCCACATAATGAAGGCATCGAAGAAACCGATAGTGCAGAAGGAGGTTCAGGCGACTGTGGAGCCCAAGGTCAAGGTTAAGGAGATCAAGGCCCTGAGAGTTGAGAGGAAGAGGATTATCATTGAGGGAGAGCTTGAGGAAGCTATAGAGAAGCTTATCGATGCTTTAAGGAGCGAGGGACTCCTAGAGGTGAGAGGATGA
- a CDS encoding electron transfer flavoprotein subunit alpha/FixB family protein, with protein sequence MNVLVFSHYFELAKELISAGSRVGDVSLLLSSDQRDREGEVKGARRVIICDVSSDDQSGLLNAIISLAKDYDLLIFSSDKRGRELIGQVAQKLERAVATEVSSLSLSNGKLIIERMTYGGKAISVEELSLPAAISIQKGKFKPLDADSTHETLHCKFEAARSYEVVERRPKPKLGIPLDKADVVVAAGRGFKRKEDLKLAQELAELFNGVVGSTRPLAADLKWVPEESWIGISGVRIAPKLLFVVGASGQQQFSAGIIDSKVIVAINNDPGAPIFENSDYGIVKDLYEFLPALIKRLRELR encoded by the coding sequence ATGAACGTCCTAGTGTTCAGTCACTATTTCGAGTTAGCTAAGGAGCTGATATCTGCAGGGAGCAGGGTTGGTGATGTCTCCCTCCTCCTGAGTTCGGATCAGAGGGATAGGGAGGGGGAGGTCAAGGGAGCTAGGAGAGTTATAATATGCGATGTGAGCTCCGATGATCAGTCGGGACTCCTCAACGCTATAATATCCCTAGCTAAGGATTATGATCTGCTCATATTTTCGAGCGATAAGAGGGGTAGGGAGCTAATAGGACAGGTAGCGCAGAAGCTGGAGAGAGCTGTCGCCACAGAAGTCTCATCCCTGAGCTTGAGCAATGGTAAGCTCATAATAGAGAGGATGACTTACGGTGGAAAAGCGATTTCTGTGGAGGAGCTTTCCCTACCTGCCGCCATCAGCATTCAGAAGGGCAAATTCAAGCCTCTAGATGCTGATTCAACGCATGAGACCTTGCATTGCAAGTTCGAGGCCGCGAGGTCTTACGAAGTAGTGGAGAGGAGGCCTAAGCCGAAGCTAGGGATACCTCTAGATAAGGCTGATGTGGTGGTTGCTGCAGGAAGGGGCTTCAAGAGGAAGGAGGACTTGAAGCTCGCTCAGGAGCTAGCTGAACTTTTCAACGGCGTAGTAGGGTCCACGAGGCCCCTAGCAGCTGACCTCAAGTGGGTGCCCGAGGAATCTTGGATAGGGATAAGCGGGGTCAGGATAGCTCCGAAGCTCCTCTTCGTCGTAGGAGCATCGGGACAGCAGCAGTTTTCAGCGGGTATAATTGATTCTAAAGTGATAGTTGCCATAAATAATGATCCTGGAGCCCCAATATTCGAAAACTCTGATTATGGTATAGTGAAGGATCTTTATGAGTTTCTCCCAGCTCTAATAAAGAGGCTAAGGGAACTCAGGTGA
- a CDS encoding thiolase family protein yields the protein MLGDVFIVSFARTPIGKFGGALSKMTAPQLGAAAIEAAVRRSGLEPSDVDEVIMGNVLQAMVGQNPARQAAIIAGIPKDVPGFTVNKVCASGMKAIALAAQSIALGENRVVVAGGMESMSNAPYALPPQWRWGVKFSFAGEKLIDLMVYDGLTDPHTGLLMGEEAEETARKWGISREECDEFAVSSHMKAKEATERGYFAREMERVRDAPIESDEGIRPDTSIEKVAKLKPAFRPDGVITAANASQISDGAAALVLAHREIVEERGLEPIARIIGFSSASLEPKDFIEAPIISTKKLLDRIGMGIDEFDIIEHNEAFALATLVVAKGLEIPLEKLNPFGGAVALGHPLGASGARIVVTLLNALRIRGKRRGLATICHGGGGAQSMAIELVR from the coding sequence ATGTTAGGCGATGTATTCATCGTTAGCTTCGCTAGGACACCCATAGGGAAGTTCGGAGGTGCCCTATCTAAGATGACCGCTCCTCAGCTAGGTGCCGCAGCTATAGAGGCTGCTGTCAGGAGGAGCGGATTGGAGCCCAGCGATGTGGATGAGGTGATAATGGGGAACGTTTTGCAAGCGATGGTAGGCCAGAATCCAGCTAGGCAAGCAGCTATAATAGCTGGTATTCCCAAAGATGTCCCCGGATTCACCGTGAATAAGGTATGCGCCTCCGGAATGAAAGCGATAGCGCTAGCTGCCCAGAGCATAGCTCTCGGGGAGAACAGGGTAGTAGTAGCCGGGGGGATGGAGAGCATGAGCAACGCTCCCTACGCTCTACCTCCGCAGTGGAGATGGGGGGTGAAGTTCTCCTTCGCTGGGGAGAAGTTGATAGATTTAATGGTCTACGATGGCCTCACGGATCCCCATACAGGCCTTCTGATGGGGGAGGAAGCTGAAGAAACTGCGAGGAAATGGGGAATATCTAGAGAGGAGTGCGATGAGTTCGCGGTCTCCAGCCATATGAAGGCTAAGGAGGCGACTGAGAGAGGGTACTTCGCTAGGGAGATGGAGAGGGTGAGGGATGCCCCTATAGAGAGCGACGAAGGTATAAGGCCCGATACTAGCATAGAGAAGGTAGCTAAACTTAAGCCAGCTTTCAGACCAGATGGAGTTATAACAGCCGCTAACGCATCTCAGATAAGCGATGGGGCAGCTGCTCTAGTCCTAGCCCATAGGGAGATAGTGGAGGAGAGGGGTTTGGAACCAATAGCCAGGATAATAGGATTCTCCTCAGCCTCCTTAGAGCCAAAGGATTTCATAGAGGCCCCCATAATCTCAACTAAGAAGTTGCTGGATAGAATAGGGATGGGAATAGATGAGTTCGATATAATAGAGCATAATGAGGCCTTCGCCCTAGCCACTCTGGTAGTTGCTAAGGGGCTGGAAATACCTCTAGAGAAGCTGAATCCATTTGGAGGTGCTGTAGCCCTGGGCCATCCTTTAGGAGCGAGCGGAGCTAGAATAGTGGTAACTCTGCTTAACGCTTTGAGGATAAGGGGGAAGAGGAGGGGCTTAGCTACGATATGCCACGGGGGAGGGGGAGCCCAGAGCATGGCTATTGAACTGGTGAGATGA
- a CDS encoding molybdenum cofactor biosynthesis protein MoaE — protein MVLVKVYGRLSDLLGFREKKLEFDGSLKELLERLGIKEIEGINVAVNHELKRDLSTEVRGEDLVAIFPSFAGGSTGVVRERISPEPFLEAGYGDVGAVVAFLGIVRRESEEGQVDKIFYDCYPEIAERELIRIREEAIRRFGLRDALILHRVGEVPAGDISLFVLTKSAHRKEAFEAAGWIVDEVKRSVAIWKKEIFSDGRERWV, from the coding sequence ATGGTCCTAGTAAAGGTTTATGGGAGGCTTTCAGATCTTTTAGGATTCAGAGAAAAGAAATTGGAATTTGATGGAAGCCTAAAGGAGCTATTAGAGAGATTAGGAATAAAAGAGATCGAAGGGATAAATGTAGCTGTGAATCATGAGCTTAAGAGAGATCTCTCCACCGAGGTCCGCGGGGAGGATCTCGTAGCCATATTCCCGAGCTTTGCGGGAGGAAGCACGGGGGTAGTAAGGGAGAGGATATCTCCCGAACCTTTCCTCGAAGCCGGATATGGGGATGTAGGAGCTGTGGTCGCATTCCTCGGGATTGTGAGGAGGGAATCTGAGGAGGGTCAGGTCGATAAGATATTCTACGATTGTTACCCGGAGATCGCTGAAAGGGAGCTTATTAGGATCAGGGAAGAAGCTATAAGGAGGTTCGGATTGAGGGATGCCCTTATACTCCATAGAGTGGGCGAAGTGCCGGCGGGCGATATCTCACTCTTCGTCCTGACCAAGTCCGCACACAGGAAAGAAGCTTTTGAAGCCGCGGGATGGATAGTAGATGAAGTCAAGAGGAGCGTTGCCATATGGAAGAAGGAGATCTTCTCAGATGGAAGGGAGAGGTGGGTTTAA